From Ananas comosus cultivar F153 linkage group 8, ASM154086v1, whole genome shotgun sequence, one genomic window encodes:
- the LOC109714445 gene encoding probable indole-3-pyruvate monooxygenase YUCCA9 produces MGEWDELMLSSPSRRCVWVNGPIIVGAGPSGLAVAACLKEQGVPFVILERADCVASLWQNRTYDRLKLHLPKQFCQLPGLPFPDHYPDYPTKQQFVDYVVSYTVFNDIHPRFNQSVQSARFDRTSGLWRVRAAETGTRGAEVEYIGRWLVVATGENAERVVPEIAGLDAEFGGRVAHVADYKSGEKYAGKRVLVVGCGNSGMEVCLDLCDHNAFPAMVVRDSVHVLPREVLGKSTFEMAVFLLKWLPLWLVDKILLLLAWLVLGNVEKFGLKRPSAGPLELKNTQGRTPVLDTGALGKIRSGKIKVVPAIKRFSPGKAEFVDGRELEIDSVIFATGYRSNVPQWLQESELFGKDGFPKMPFPNGWKGKSGLYAVGFTRRGLSGASSDAVRIAKDIGRVWKEETRQTKRLVACHRRCISQI; encoded by the exons ATGGGGGAGTGGGATGAGCTCATGTTGTCGTCGCCGTCGCGGCGGTGCGTGTGGGTGAACGGGCCGATTATCGTCGGCGCGGGGCCGTCGGGGCTGGCGGTGGCGGCCTGCCTGAAGGAGCAGGGCGTGCCGTTCGTCATCCTGGAGAGGGCAGACTGCGTGGCCTCCCTCTGGCAGAACCGCACCTACGACCGCCTCAAGCTGCACCTGCCCAAGCAGTTCTGCCAGCTGCCGGGCCTCCCCTTCCCCGACCACTACCCCGACTACCCGACCAAGCAGCAGTTCGTCGATTACGTAGTATCTTACACCGTTTTTAATGACATCCACCCGCGCTTCAACCAGTCCGTGCAGTCTGCCCGCTTCGACCGCACCAGCGGCCTCTGGCGCGTGCGGGCCGCCGAGACCGGGACCCGCGGCGCCGAGGTCGAGTACATCGGGCGGTGGCTCGTCGTCGCCACCGGCGAGAACGCGGAGCGCGTCGTGCCCGAGATCGCGGGGCTCGACGCCGAATTCGGCGGCCGCGTCGCGCACGTCGCCGACTACAAGTCCGGCGAGAAGTACGCGGGGAAGCGCGTGCTCGTCGTCGGCTGCGGCAACTCCGGCATGGAGGTCTGCCTCGACCTCTGCGACCACAACGCATTCCCCGCGATGGTCGTCCGCGACTCC GTTCACGTGCTCCCGAGAGAAGTGCTCGGCAAATCGACGTTCGAAATGGCGGTATTCCTCCTGAAATGGCTGCCACTGTGGCTCGTCGACAAGATTCTGCTTCTCCTGGCGTGGCTGGTGCTCGGAAACGTCGAGAAATTCGGATTGAAGAGGCCCTCTGCCGGCCCTCTCGAGCTCAAGAACACGCAGGGGAGGACGCCGGTGCTCGACACCGGCGCGCTGGGCAAGATTCGATCCGGCAAGATAAAGGTGGTGCCCGCGATCAAGAGGTTCTCGCCCGGGAAGGCAGAGTTCGTCGACGGGCGGGAGCTCGAAATCGACTCCGTCATCTTCGCCACCGGATACCGGAGCAATGTCCCCCAGTGGCTCCAG GAGAGTGAGTTGTTTGGCAAGGATGGATTTCCGAAAATGCCCTTCCCAAATGGGTGGAAGGGGAAATCAGGGCTGTATGCAGTAGGGTTCACAAGAAGAGGGCTGTCTGGAGCCTCCTCAGATGCTGTGAGAATAGCAAAGGATATTGGCAGAGTGTGGAAAGAGGAGACCAGGCAAACAAAGAGGCTCGTGGCTTGCCACAGGAGATGCATCTCGCAGATCTAA